In one Sesamum indicum cultivar Zhongzhi No. 13 linkage group LG12, S_indicum_v1.0, whole genome shotgun sequence genomic region, the following are encoded:
- the LOC105175430 gene encoding tricyclene synthase Oc15, chloroplastic, which translates to MASWVNGFSRSFLPCSLENRPGLAKIGKREPVPVVSFNGARKQKWNINVRGVAQTSGPSRLHQDCPDNFAIEYEEKIDEIRQLLRSKGEDDPSESLVLVDAIQRGGLSSYYEEEIESLIQKHYVASCASIYGYYSLRDVSLLFRLLRQHGHYISPDVFNNFKGKDGRFRRNLSQDIRGLMELYEVAQLSFQGEYILDEAASFSGHILREYCLANVDNNLSRMVTGKLRYPYHKTIPRLTRKDFLQDIEGINGWGKTLRELALMDLRKGQSVFQGELAQVSKWWNELGLAKKLKLVRNQLPKWYTWSMSVLIDDFSLSLQRVEITKSTAFIYLIDDIFDVVGTLNELTIFTEAVNKWEYAAVNMLPDYMKMCYRALLDTTNDIGREIYKRHGHNPIDSLKTSWASLCNAYLVEAKWFASGVSPTADMHLENGKVSTGVYVALVHLFFLLGLGRTDGGTINFPDISQLLSDVATIFRLCNDLGGAKDGNEDGTDGSYIDLCMKDHPGVSVAQARERVVDVIASQWKSLNKECFRLNHSSASSFKKASLNLARIVPLMYDYDDNQRLPVLEEYVKFTLFNQTNTII; encoded by the exons ATGGCATCTTGGGTTAATGGCTTCTCACGTTCCTTCCTCCCTTGTTCTTTGGAAAATCGTCCAGGACTtgcaaaaattggaaaaagggAACCTGTTCCCGTTGTTTCCTTTAATGGCGCTAGAAAACAGAAATGGAACATCAACGTCCGAGGCGTTGCACAAACTTCCGGACCCTCCAGGCTCCATCAGGATTGTCCG GATAACTTTGCCATCGAATACGAGGAAAAGATAGATGAAATTAGGCAGTTATTGCGATCAAAGGGAGAAGATGATCCGTCGGAGAGTTTGGTTTTGGTGGATGCCATCCAGAGGGGAGGACTCAGTTCTTACTACGAGGAGGAGATTGAATCACTTATTCAGAAACATTACGTGGCAAGCTGCGCCTCCATATACGGATACTACAGTCTACGTGATGTTTCACTGCTTTTCCGTCTATTAAGACAACATGGACACTACATTTCTCCAG ATGTATTCAACAATTTCAAAGGAAAGGATGGGAGATTCAGAAGAAACCTGAGCCAAGACATCAGAGGACTGATGGAGTTGTATGAAGTGGCACAACTGAGTTTCCAGGGAGAATATATTCTTGATGAAGCAGCAAGTTTTAGCGGCCACATTCTCCGTGAATATTGCTTGGCGAATGTGGACAACAACTTGTCTAGAATGGTTACTGGTAAGTTGCGGTACCCTTACCACAAGACCATACCAAGATTGACAAGGAAAGACTTCCTTCAAGATATTGAAGGCATCAACGGATGGGGAAAGACTTTAAGGGAGCTGGCTCTTATGGATTTGCGCAAGGGACAATCTGTATTCCAAGGGGAATTAGCCCAAGTTTCCAA GTGGTGGAATGAATTGGGCTTAGCTAAGAAGCTAAAGCTCGTGAGGAATCAACTACCAAAATGGTATACTTGGTCGATGTCAGTCCTAATCGATGATTTCAGCTTGTCGCTGCAGAGGGTGGAGATCACTAAATCAACTGCTTTTATTTACTTGATAGATGACATCTTTGATGTTGTTGGCACACTGAATGAGCTGACCATTTTCACCGAAGCAGTAAAcaa atgggAATATGCTGCTGTTAACATGTTGCCAGACTACATGAAGATGTGTTACAGGGCTCTTCTTGATACCACAAACGACATAGGCCGCGAGATTTACAAAAGGCATGGACACAACCCCATTGACTCTCTAAAAACATcg TGGGCAAGTTTGTGCAATGCATACCTAGTGGAAGCAAAATGGTTTGCCTCTGGGGTTTCACCAACAGCAGACATGCATCTGGAAAATGGGAAGGTGAGCACCGGAGTATATGTGGCGCTAGTCCACTTATTCTTCCTCTTAGGTCTTGGCCGAACAGATGGCGGCACAATCAATTTTCCTGATATATCCCAACTCCTATCCGATGTTGCTACAATTTTTCGTCTGTGTAATGATCTTGGGGGTGCCAAA GATGGGAATGAAGATGGCACTGATGGATCATACATAGATTTGTGTATGAAAGACCATCCAGGAGTATCAGTGGCACAAGCACGAGAGCGAGTTGTTGATGTAATAGCAAGCCAATGGAAAAGCCTTAACAAAGAGTGTTTCCGTCTGAATCACTCTTCAGCATCATCTTTCAAAAAGGCTTCTCTTAATCTTGCAAGGATAGTTCCTCTCATGTACGATTATGATGACAACCAACGGCTGCCAGTTCTTGAGGAGTATGTCAAGTTTACGTTGTTCAATCAGACAAACACCATCATATAA
- the LOC105175396 gene encoding tricyclene synthase Oc15, chloroplastic-like isoform X1: MASCGGLSNFFLPRPGFANIGKTYEPVRLILSISSTRKHKCDVNATVGGIAPTTISGCPPQDFQEKFAKEYEQKIEEIRQVLQSKGEDDPSESLVLVDAIQRGGLSSHYEQEIGTILRKRYEASCSCTYGYYCLHDVSLFFRLLREHGLYISPDVFNNFKGKDGRFRRNLRQDIRGLMELYEAAQLSFQGELILDEAASFSSHLLRECLPEMDNDLSRIITGKLKYPYHKTIAKLTRKDFLQDLEGSNGWAKTLRELALMDLRKGQSVYQGELAQVSKWWNELGLAKEIKLARNQLLKWYTWSMSILIDDFSLSLQRVELTKSIAFVYLIDDIFDVVGTLDELTIFTEAVNKWEYAAIDMLPDYMKMCYRALLDTTNGIGHEIYKRHGYDPIDSLKTSWGSLCNAYLMEAKWFASGDLPTAAKYLENGKVTTGAYVVLVHLFFLSGLGNGGGIGLTDVSRLASSVATILRLWDDLGSAKDEHQDGRDGSYTECYRNDHRGLSMAQARDHVIDAITSEWKSLNKEC; this comes from the exons ATGGCATCTTGCGGAGGCCTGTCTAACTTTTTCCTACCACGTCCCGGATTTGCAAACATTGGAAAGACTTATGAGCCAGTTCGCCTAATTCTTTCCATATCCAGCACTAGAAAACATAAGTGCGACGTTAATGCTACCGTTGGAGGCATTGCACCAACTACTATCTCTGGCTGCCCCCCTCAGGATTTTCAG GAAAAATTCGCCAAGGAGTACGAGCAAAAGATAGAAGAGATTAGACAGGTGTTACAATCAAAGGGAGAAGATGATCCGTCGGAGAGTTTGGTTTTGGTGGATGCCATCCAGAGGGGAGGACTCAGCTCCCATTACGAGCAGGAGATTGGAACAATTCTCCGAAAACGTTATGAGGCTAGCTGCTCTTGCACATACGGATACTACTGTCTCCATGATGTTTCACTCTTTTTCCGTCTGCTGCGAGAACATGGACTCTACATCTCTCCAG ATGTATTTAACAATTTCAAGGGCAAGGATGGGAGGTTCAGAAGAAACTTGCGCCAAGATATCAGAGGATTGATGGAGTTATATGAAGCGGCACAACTAAGTTTCCAGGGAGAACTTATTCTTGATGAAGCAGCAAGTTTTAGCAGCCACCTTCTCCGTGAATGCTTGCCAGAAATGGACAATGATTTGTCTAGAATAATTACTGGTAAGTTGAAGTATCCTTATCACAAGACCATAGCAAAATTGACAAGGAAAGACTTCCTTCAAGATCTTGAAGGCAGCAACGGATGGGCGAAGACTTTAAGGGAGCTGGCTCTTATGGATTTGCGCAAGGGGCAATCTGTGTACCAAGGGGAATTAGCCCAAGTTTCCAA GTGGTGGAATGAACTAGGCTTAGCGAAGGAGATAAAACTTGCAAGGAATCAACTACTAAAATGGTATACATGGTCGATGTCCATCCTGATCGATGATTTCAGCTTGTCGCTGCAGAGGGTGGAGCTCACTAAATCTATTGCTTTCGTTTACTTGATAGATGACATCTTTGATGTTGTTGGGACACTAGATGAGCTAACAATCTTCACAGAAGCCGTAAACaa atgGGAGTATGCTGCTATTGACATGTTACCGGACTACATGAAGATGTGTTATCGAGCTCTTCTTGATACCACAAACGGAATAGGCCATGAGATTTACAAAAGGCACGGATACGACCCCATTGACTCCCTGAAAACATCG TGGGGAAGCTTGTGTAATGCATACCTAATGGAAGCAAAATGGTTTGCCTCCGGGGATTTACCAACAGCAGCCAAGTATTTGGAAAATGGAAAGGTGACTACAGGAGCATATGTGGTGCTAGTCCACTTATTCTTTCTCTCAGGTCTTGGCAATGGAGGTGGAATCGGTTTGACTGATGTATCCCGACTTGCATCCAGTGTCGCCACAATTCTTCGTCTTTGGGATGATCTTGGAAGTGCCAAG GATGAGCATCAAGATGGTAGAGATGGATCATACACGGAGTGCTACAGGAATGACCATCGAGGCTTATCAATGGCACAAGCACGAGACCATGTCATTGATGCAATAACAAGCGAATGGAAAAGCCTTAACAAAGAGTGTTAA
- the LOC105175396 gene encoding tricyclene synthase Oc15, chloroplastic-like isoform X2 — protein sequence MASCGGLSNFFLPRPGFANIGKTYEPVRLILSISSTRKHKCDVNATVGGIAPTTISGCPPQDFQEKFAKEYEQKIEEIRQVLQSKGEDDPSESLVLVDAIQRGGLSSHYEQEIGTILRKRYEASCSCTYGYYCLHDVSLFFRLLREHGLYISPDVFNNFKGKDGRFRRNLRQDIRGLMELYEAAQLSFQGELILDEAASFSSHLLRECLPEMDNDLSRIITGKLKYPYHKTIAKLTRKDFLQDLEGSNGWAKTLRELALMDLRKGQSVYQGELAQVSKWWNELGLAKEIKLARNQLLKWYTWSMSILIDDFSLSLQRVELTKSIAFVYLIDDIFDVVGTLDELTIFTEAVNKWEYAAIDMLPDYMKMCYRALLDTTNGIGHEIYKRHGYDPIDSLKTSWGSLCNAYLMEAKWFASGDLPTAAKYLENGKVTTGAYVVLVHLFFLSGLGNGGGIGLTDVSRLASSVATILRLWDDLGSAKLKTNHHDMEFVIG from the exons ATGGCATCTTGCGGAGGCCTGTCTAACTTTTTCCTACCACGTCCCGGATTTGCAAACATTGGAAAGACTTATGAGCCAGTTCGCCTAATTCTTTCCATATCCAGCACTAGAAAACATAAGTGCGACGTTAATGCTACCGTTGGAGGCATTGCACCAACTACTATCTCTGGCTGCCCCCCTCAGGATTTTCAG GAAAAATTCGCCAAGGAGTACGAGCAAAAGATAGAAGAGATTAGACAGGTGTTACAATCAAAGGGAGAAGATGATCCGTCGGAGAGTTTGGTTTTGGTGGATGCCATCCAGAGGGGAGGACTCAGCTCCCATTACGAGCAGGAGATTGGAACAATTCTCCGAAAACGTTATGAGGCTAGCTGCTCTTGCACATACGGATACTACTGTCTCCATGATGTTTCACTCTTTTTCCGTCTGCTGCGAGAACATGGACTCTACATCTCTCCAG ATGTATTTAACAATTTCAAGGGCAAGGATGGGAGGTTCAGAAGAAACTTGCGCCAAGATATCAGAGGATTGATGGAGTTATATGAAGCGGCACAACTAAGTTTCCAGGGAGAACTTATTCTTGATGAAGCAGCAAGTTTTAGCAGCCACCTTCTCCGTGAATGCTTGCCAGAAATGGACAATGATTTGTCTAGAATAATTACTGGTAAGTTGAAGTATCCTTATCACAAGACCATAGCAAAATTGACAAGGAAAGACTTCCTTCAAGATCTTGAAGGCAGCAACGGATGGGCGAAGACTTTAAGGGAGCTGGCTCTTATGGATTTGCGCAAGGGGCAATCTGTGTACCAAGGGGAATTAGCCCAAGTTTCCAA GTGGTGGAATGAACTAGGCTTAGCGAAGGAGATAAAACTTGCAAGGAATCAACTACTAAAATGGTATACATGGTCGATGTCCATCCTGATCGATGATTTCAGCTTGTCGCTGCAGAGGGTGGAGCTCACTAAATCTATTGCTTTCGTTTACTTGATAGATGACATCTTTGATGTTGTTGGGACACTAGATGAGCTAACAATCTTCACAGAAGCCGTAAACaa atgGGAGTATGCTGCTATTGACATGTTACCGGACTACATGAAGATGTGTTATCGAGCTCTTCTTGATACCACAAACGGAATAGGCCATGAGATTTACAAAAGGCACGGATACGACCCCATTGACTCCCTGAAAACATCG TGGGGAAGCTTGTGTAATGCATACCTAATGGAAGCAAAATGGTTTGCCTCCGGGGATTTACCAACAGCAGCCAAGTATTTGGAAAATGGAAAGGTGACTACAGGAGCATATGTGGTGCTAGTCCACTTATTCTTTCTCTCAGGTCTTGGCAATGGAGGTGGAATCGGTTTGACTGATGTATCCCGACTTGCATCCAGTGTCGCCACAATTCTTCGTCTTTGGGATGATCTTGGAAGTGCCAAG TTGAAAACCAACCATCACGATATGGAATTTGTGATAGGATGA